One segment of Setaria viridis chromosome 4, Setaria_viridis_v4.0, whole genome shotgun sequence DNA contains the following:
- the LOC117852001 gene encoding BEACH domain-containing protein B: MNIVRGVADLLRKAPPPAAPGGDAGSVPAPAAGLDDAPTPRVVFSDSPEEGVLSVLWKKYENACDKVEKEKSLQIFILQFVETFRDWGPRPIEQLVGQELGSNETAVGCCCGHPSEVILILIQEISVIASTIVESGNSLESPTNHHSEQPINLGLSTQILKVLECLAILTRSLHNCRVFSYYGGVQKITSLLKAAVAQLRNLNSLLAADDQSSDKGVGNTTLMLNILVFIITIISNFMKLEITVARVPRINETTKHTPSESHLAAVTSSSPDSTISDTVRHWQQKAIVLVMEASGVNWLVELLRVIQRLNLKEQWKDLSLHFLTLCTLQSTVSGTRAQNHLRSIGGLEILLDGLGLPASIFSVLKHSSISRNERCEILLLQIQYLQILSEAVFGNVNNLQFLCENGWVHKFANCICWPAFMIQKFHQQKDNTKASHALDSVSGPICFLDITEWNDYSVKLSNALCSFICPSKDIEYCSDEIAVSQIAVSIPSAYLEQSVRWIIRILMTVFLCIKACTKSELPNHIKIFAKTLQYYMIRMFKRVLISTPALLPAFREEGVWDLIFSGNFFYFGSAVEDTHFDIVTDVQNGDINSSRISIDSESLYCTDVNILQVEAISFLEFAATLNENTYNTPECSALLDALEYCISDPSTVSALLKCFRVILQLATEQTLASFESLDVITRVLKAACHQAQELRNFSNFLCSNVMITEDSSQFKSIEDRAEKALICTELALSLFTEYVTISIDGRILVLQNAECIECLFDLFQEQNLRKHVLEQVLALFRLPSSSAQDHTAKLQLCSKYLENFARANEKEKVDSELLIDLLVSMREIIMMDHMYYQNLFRDGGCFLHIVSLLNGNFNEVTAEQLVLNVLETLTLLLKGNDASKGAFRLLVGAGYQTLQSLILDFYKWSPSERFLDALLNMLVDCKFELNEKTTIKNEDAVVLLLNILRKSSTSLQHYGLVILQQLLKQSITNRTSCFRAGLLSFLLDWFSIEEKDDTVIEIAEIIQILGAHSICGKDIRKIFALLRCEKIGAKQKHTSLLLTSLSHMLKEKGPEAFFEFSGHDSGIEIKSPFLWPYNRGLSFSCWLRVENFPDNGMMGLFSFSTEDGKGCSAVLNRSALVYESINQKHQCVLLPLKLPPKEWKFLSVTHTIGRAFSGGSQLRCYVDGELVSSEKCGYAKVNEAMTHCTIGTELKPVGEEPISIGFEKTFAFTGQMGPVYVFSDALSSEQVKGIYFLGPSYMYSFHGDDSLYRGILDARDGLSSKIIFGFNAQASDGRSLFSVSSALDNADKSTFEAAIMGGTKLCSRHLPQDIIYCVGGVSVFFPLFTQFFDAAIDVVQSCHTPVGNDKLAAEVIELVATVLDGNVSNQQQMYLLSGLSILGFLLQSATPQLLTTKTLSALKYMFDILRNCGMSKILLKDAISQIYLNPQIWVYASYEVQRDLYMFVIKYFETDGRLLPLLCQLTWIIDIVCRYYWEKADSRHVAASKPLLHPVTKEVIGERPKIVEIRKLRLLFLSLAEMSLKLKSSPDDIRALVAFFERSQDIACIRDMLDTIIPALSQGSILSSFVENVNCLGGCCIFINLLKREFEPVRLLGLQLLGKLLAGIPSEKKGMKLFPLPLVQSRSISENLTKEITAAPQLFFYAISERLFKFPLSDNLCAALFSVLGGTTPQQVLQENSQSDPSRDKNCNLSSSAPFSLPQILVCIFRYMHSCQDSSARRRILNDLLGLLDSNPSNIEALMEHSWNSWLESSTKLDVFKDYKSVSKGELDDGDTDEISLVRNLYSLVLSYYLRSVRGGWHQLDDTANFFLLKLDQGQLSSFDLLRDILDDIAGSLLQKSVKDNIFLFQPCCDNVLYFLNLIQELLVNQMGIKLLFPSSNLSEESSHDNMWKEDIKSIVNDILNTESNGQYTSLLWTACRFSDGKKVSDDWWSFFDKVWSIICNLNRKGPSKLLQKDPNVDVASLGLMESVNVPTPEKAAVVVSEGIGTALGVKTNRFTEKTIMSREEIIPRVFFHLVILYLCKAGSENASKCVLQFMSLLPILLISEDDQSKNKLHFLIWSLLIVRSQYGQLDDGARFHVCSHLILETIIYGKSMLVTNILGRDDSMEVNKNKETGFILSFIQKDRIFAAAADEVKHMKAVQADRLKQVQELQFKLNESSRKETRLVQAIEDEIHFTVTAALSADDGRKAASQLAFREDQQMITDKWIHISRALMDERGPWSANPFPNDVVTHWKLDKTEDRWRRRFKLKRNYKFDERLCQPSQSRNESTCPSADQPYISAKIPEKMKRFLLKGVRGITEDSGYEPSEDTSDASESSQSNPLESQNQNNAADSSDYHSTVHDKKEPSSTNGDNDYTKVLCSVRCVLVTPKRKLAGYLDITRTVMHFSFEFLVEGTGGSSVFSKFKDKKDSDCKNELGGVDRLDGCRDGMIETNGVLMQNQSNKIKRHRRWNITKIKGVHWTRYLLQYTAMEIFFDDSSAPIFLNFSSQKDTKNAGTLLVSLRNEALFPKGSIKDKNSIISFVDRRVALEMAENAREIWKRREISNFEYLVILNTLAGRSYNDLTQYPIFPWVLADYTSEKLDFNKSSTFRDLSKPVGALDENRFKVFEDRYLSFCDPDIPSFYYGSHYSSMGIVLHYMLRLEPFTTLHLSFQGGKFDHADRLFHSIDSAYRNSLSSTSDVKELIPEFFYMPEFLENSNSYHLGVKQDGEPIGNVALPPWAKGSPDEFIHINREALESEYVSSNLHHWIDLIFGYKQRGQPAVEAANIFYYVTYEGAVDLENMDDMLQKSAIEDQIANFGQTPIQIFRMKHPRRGPPIPIAHPLYFAPQSIILTSSVSRTISHMCAVLFIGLLENTVVLMNEGLILSVKQCLTTQLQSGGNFTYSGPQEHFFGISSDVISPRKIGTFLAENVEFGRHCLATMQNNGDNYLILCGNWENSFQIISLSDGRIMQSIRQHKDVVGCVAVSSDGNVVATGGYDTTVMIWHAFRGRPIDKKLRTANFELSEKEHVIVERPVHILCGHDDIITCLFVSTELDIVISGSKDGTCIFHTLREGRYVRSIQHPSGVGLSKLVASQHGRVVLYSENDLSLHMYSINGRHIASSATSGRLNCMELSCCGEFIACAGEKGHIVLRSMHSLDTVWRYDGAGKTITSLAVTPEECILAGTKDGSLLVFSIETPLLRRGSMQRNRIKPSTTG, from the exons ATGAACATCGTGCGGGGCGTCGCCGATCTCCTCCGCAAGGCGCCCCCTCCCGCCGCGCCGGGTGGCGACGCTGGCTCggtgcccgcgcccgccgccggcctcgacgaCGCGCCGACTCCCCGCGTCGTCTTCAG TGATAGTCCAGAGGAGGGAGTCCTAAGTGTACTTTGGAAGAAGTATGAGAATGCATGTGATAAG GTCGAAAAGGAGAAATCCCTTCAAATTTTTATCTTACAATTTGTAGAGACATTCAGAGATTGGGGACCACGCCCAATCGAGCAATTGGTTGGTCAAGAATTAGGATCCAACGAAACAGCTGTAGGATGCTGTTGCGGGCATCCTTCTGAGGTCATTCTTATTCTGATTCAGGAGATTTCTGTAATTGCCTCAACTATTGTTGAAA GTGGAAACAGTCTGGAATCTCCTACGAACCATCATTCAGAGCAACCAATAAACCTGGGATTAAGCACACAAATACTAAAAGTTCTGGAGTGCTTGGCAATTCTGACTCGCTCCTTGCACAACTGTAGAGTATTTAGCTACTATGGTGGTGTGCAGAAGATTACTTCTCTACTGAAAG CTGCAGTTGCTCAGCTCAGAAACTTGAACAGTTTGCTGGCTGCAGATGACCAATCTTCAGATAAAGGAGTGGGAAATACTACGCTGATGCTAAATATACTTGTATTCATAATCACAATAATTTCAAACTTCATGAAATTGGAAATAACCGTTGCAAGGGTGCCCCGTATTAACGAGACCACTAAGCATACCCCATCAGAAAGCCATTTGGCTGCAGTTACTTCTAGTTCTCCAGATAGCACCATTTCTGATACAGTTCGACATTGGCAGCAGAAGGCAATTGTTCTTGTGATGGAAGCCAGTGGTGTCAATTGGTTAGTAG AACTCTTACGTGTCATTCAAAGGCTGAATTTGAAAGAGCAGTGGAAAGATCTCTCACTTCATTTTCTCACTTTGTGCACCTTGCAATCAACTGTTTCTGGCACTCGTGCTCAGAATCATCTCAGAAGCATTGGTGGGCTGGAAATTCTATTGGATGGACTAGGACTTCCTGCTAGTATATTTTCAGTTTTGAAGCACTCATCCATCTCAAGAAATGAAAG GTGTGAAATACTTCTGCTCCAGATACAGTATTTGCAAATTCTAAGTGAGGCAGT ATTTGGCAATGTCAACAATTTGCAATTTCTATGCGAAAATGGATGGGTACACAAATTCGCAAACTGCATTTGCTGGCCGGCATTTATGATTCAGAAGTTCCATCAGCAAAAGGATAACACCAAGGCTTCACATGCACTAGATTCTGTCTCTGGTCCAATTTGTTTTCTTGATATAACTGAATGGAATGACTACTCTGTAAAGTTGAGCAATGCCCTTTGTTCTTTTATTTGTCCTTCGAAGGATATTGAATACTGTTCCGATGAAATAGCTGTCAGCCAAATTGCAGTATCTATCCCATCGGCATACCTGGAGCAATCTGTGAGATGGATCATTAGGATTCTTATGACCGTCTTTCTATGTATCAAGGCCTGTACCAAATCTGAGCTACCGAACCACATAAA GATTTTTGCAAAGACCCTTCAATACTACATGATTCGTATGTTCAAAAGGGTTCTTATTTCAACACCAGCTCTACTCCCAGCTTTTCGAGAGGAAGGTGTATGGGACCTGATATTCTCAGGGAATTTTTTCTACTTTGGTTCAGCTGTAGAAGACACCCATTTTGATATTGTTACAGATGTTCAAAATGGTGATATTAACAGTAGTCGAATATCTATTGATTCTGAAAGTTTGTATTGTACCGATGTTAACATTCTTCAAGTGGAAGCTATTTCCTTCTTGGAATTTGCTGCAACACTCAATGAAAACACATATAACACG CCAGAATGCTCGGCACTGCTGGATGCACTTGAATATTGCATTTCTGATCCTTCGACAGTCAGCGCTCTTCTCAAATGCTTCCGTGTAATTCTACAACTCGCCACCGAACAAACTTTAGCTTCATTTGAATCATTGGATGTGATTACAAGAGTCCTTAAGGCTGCTTGCCATCAGGCTCAAGAACTACGGAACTTTAGCAATTTTCTTTGTTCCAATGTCATGATCACTGAAGATAGTTCCCAGTTTAAAAGTATTGAAGACAGAGCTGAGAAAGCTCTTATATGTACAGAGTTAGCTTTGAGCCTCTTTACGGAATATGTCACTATATCGATAGATGGAAGAATTCTTGTTTTACAGAATGCTGAATGTATTGAGTGTTTATTTGACTTGTTCCAAGAACAAAACCTTCGAAAGCATGTGCTGGAGCAAGTTCTTGCCTTATTTAGG TTGCCTTCATCGTCTGCGCAAGATCATACAGCAAAGTTGCAGTTATGCTCCAAATATTTAGAGAACTTTGCACGagcaaatgaaaaagaaaaggtcgACTCAGAGTTGTTAATTGATCTTCTGGTCAGCATGAGGGAGAtcataatgatggatcacaTG TACTATCAAAATCTGTTTCGTGATGGAGGGTGCTTTCTACATATTGTCTCTTTGTTGAATGGAAATTTCAATGAGGTGACTGCTGAGCAGCTTGTCCTTAATGTCCTTGAGACATTAACTTTATTACTTAAAGGAAATGATGCATCCAAG GGTGCCTTTAGATTGCTAGTTGGTGCAGGTTATCAAACCTTACAGAGCTTGATACTGGATTTCTACAAATGGTCACCAAGTGAGAGATTCTTGGATGCATTGCTTAACATGCTGGTTGATTGCAAGTTCGAGTTAAATGAGAAAACGACTATAAAG AATGAAGACGCTGTTGTATTACTTCTGAATATTTTACGGAAG AGCAGCACATCACTTCAGCACTATGGGCTTGTGATCTTGCAGCAGTTGCTCAAGCAATCCATTACAAATAGAACCTCTTGTTTCCGAGCCGGATTGCTAAGTTTTCTACTTGATTGGTTTTCAATCGAGGAAAAGGATGATACAGTTATTGAAATTGCAGAAATAATACAGATACTTGGTGCACACAGTATATGTGGCAAGGACATTCGGAAAATCTTTGCCCTCTTGCGTTGTGAGAAGATTGGTGCAAAACAGAAGCACACCTCTTTGCTTTTGACAAGTCTGAGTCACATGCTCAAGGAAAAGGGTCCAGAAGCTTTCTTTGAGTTCAGTGGCCATGATTCT GGTATAGAAATAAAATCACCCTTTCTATGGCCTTACAATAGAGGTCTATCTTTTTCTTGCTGGCTAAGGGTTGAAAACTTCCCAGACAATGGTATGATGggccttttctccttttccacAGAAGACGGAAAAGGGTGCTCAGCAGTTCTTAACAGAAGTGCTTTAGTATATGAG TCTATCAATCAAAAACATCAGTGTGTGTTGTTACCACTCAAGCTCCCACCAAAGGAATGGAAATTCCTTTCTGTTACTCATACAATTGGGAGGGCTTTCTCTGGAGGAAGCCAGCTGAGGTGTTATGTAGATGGGGAGCTAGTATCATCCGAGAAGTGCGG GTATGCAAAAGTCAATGAAGCAATGACGCACTGCACCATTGGTACAGAATTGAAGCCTGTTGGTGAAGAGCCTATATCAATTGGTTTCGAAAAAACTTTTGCCTTTACAGGTCAAATGGGGCCAGTCTATGTGTTTTCTGATGCCCTTTCTTCGGAGCAAGTAAAGGGCATTTATTTTCTCGGACCTAGTTACATGTACTCTTTCCATGGTGATGATTCACTCTACAGGGGAATTCTTGATGCAAGAGATGGCCTTTCATCAAAGATAATTTTTGGTTTCAATGCACAG GCTAGTGATGGCCGGAGTTTGTTCAGTGTGTCATCAGCACTCGACAATGCAGACAAAAGTACATTTGAAGCAGCAATTATGGGGGGAACAAAGTTATGCTCGCGGCACTTGCCTCAGGACATCATTTACTGTGTTGGTGGTGTCTCTGTATTTTTCCCACTCTTCACACAGTTTTTTGATGCTGCAATTGATGTTGTGCAATCTTGCCATACACCTGTTGGCAATGACAAATTGGCAGCTGAGGTCATTGAGCTAGTCGCAACTGTTCTGGATGGAAATGTATCGAATCAACAACAGATGTATCTTCTTTCTGGGTTATCTATTCTAGGCTTCTTGCTTCAATCAGCTACACCACAACTCTTAACCACCAAAACTCTTTCCGCACTAAAGTATATGTTCGACATTCTGAGGAACTGTG GCATGTCAAAAATTCTCCTGAAAGATGCTATCTCACAAATTTATTTAAATCCACAAATATGGGTATATGCAAGCTATGAAGTGCAAAGAGATCTCTATATGTTTGTGataaaatattttgaaacaGACGGGAGGCTTTTACCACTTCTATGTCAACTTACTTGGATTATTGATATTGTGTGCCGATATTACTGGGAAAAGGCTGATTCTAGGCATGTTGCTGCTTCCAAGCCTTTGCTGCATCCAGTTACCAAAGAAGTTATCGGGGAGAGACCTAAGATAGTTGAAATTCGCAAGCTTCGTCTTCTCTTTTTAAGTTTAGCAGAAATGAGCTTAAA GCTAAAAAGTTCTCCAGATGACATAAGAGCGCTCGTAGCGTTTTTTGAGAGGAGTCAAGACATAGCATGTATAAGGGATATGCTGGACACGATCATCCCTGCTCTTTCACAGGGCTCAATTTTATCATCCTTTGTGGAGAATGTAAATTGCCTTGGTGGTTGTTGCATTTTCATTAATCTTCTTAAGAG GGAATTTGAGCCAGTCCGTTTGTTGGGGCTTCAGCTCCTTGGAAAGCTCTTGGCTGGGATTCCTTCTGAGAAGAAAGGGATGAAATTATTTCCCTTACCCTTAGTGCAGTCTAGATCCATCTCTGAAAACCTCACAAAAGAAATAACAGCTGCACCTCAATTGTTCTTCTATGCAATATCTGAAAGGCTATTCAAATTTCCGCTATCGGATAATTTATGTGCAGCTCTTTTCAGTGTTCTTGGTGGAACCACTCCACAACAG GTCCTCCAGGAAAATTCTCAGTCTGATCCATCAAGGGATAAAAATTGCAATCTTTCAAGCTCGGCACCCTTTTCCCTTCCTCAGATTTTGGTCTGCATCTTTAGATACATGCATTCTTGTCAAGATTCATCAGCACGCAGAAGAATCTTAAATGACCTTCTTGGTTTGCTGGATTCAAACCCTTCAAACATTGAGGCCTTAATG GAGCACAGTTGGAACTCTTGGCTTGAATCATCAACTAAGCTTGATGTATTTAAGGACTACAAATCAGTTTCTAAAGGTGAGCTTGATGATGGGGATACAGATGAAATAAGCCTTGTGAGGAACTTGTATTCTTTGGTCCTTTCGTACTACCTGCGCTCTGTTAGAGGTGGCTGGCATCAGCTTGACGACACTGCtaattttttccttttaaaacTTGACCAG GGACAGCTATCAAGTTTTGATTTGCTGAGGGACATACTTGATGATATCGCGGGGAGCCTTCTTCAGAAATCTGTGAAAGAtaatattttcctttttcagCCTTGCTGTGATAATGTATTATATTTTTTGAACCTTATACAGGAGTTGCTTGTCAATCAAATGGGAATTAAGCTCTTG TTTCCATCTTCCAATCTTTCAGAAGAATCTTCACATGATAACATGTGGAAAGAAGATATTAAGTCAATCGTAAATGATATTTTAAATACTGAGAGCAATGGTCAATATACAAG TTTGCTTTGGACGGCTTGCAGATTTTCTGATGGAAAAAAAGTCAGTGATGATTGGTGGAGCTTCTTTGACAAGGTGTGGAGTATTATATGTAATTTGAACAGAAAAGGACCAAGCAAATTGCTGCAAAAAGATCCAAATGTTGATGTTGCATCTTTGGGGTTGATGGAGTCTGTGAATGTCCCTACTCCTGAAAAGGCTGCTGTTGTTGTATCTGAAGGTATCGGTACTGCATTAGGTGTAAAAACGAATAGATTCACTGAGAAAACTATAATGTCAAGGGAGGAGATAATTCCAAGAGTTTTCTTCCACCTTGTGATTCTGTACCTCTGCAAAGctggatcagaaaatgcatccAAGTGTGTCCTGCAGTTCATGTCATTGCTTCCAATTCTTCTTATTTCAGAAGATGACCAAAGCAAAAATAAGCTGCACTTTTTGATCTG GTCTTTATTAATCGTAAGATCTCAATATGGACAGCTTGATGATGGCGCACGTTTCCATGTTTGTTCGCACTTGATTCTTGAAACTATCATATATGGAAAGTCCATGTTGGTTACTAATATCTTAGGTAGAGATGATTCTATGGAAgtcaacaagaacaaagagaCTGGATTCATTCTTAGCTTTATACAGAAGGATCGCATTTTTGCCGCG GCTGCTGATGAGGTTAAGCACATGAAGGCTGTTCAGGCTGATCGCTTAAAGCAGGTGCAGGAACTTCAGTTCAAGCTTAATGAAAGTTCCAGAAAGGAGACACGGTTAGTGCAGGCCATTGAAGATGAGATACATTTTACTGTCACTGCCGCCCTTTCAGCAGATGATGGTAGAAAAGCAGCTTCTCAACTTGCTTTCCGTGAGGATCAGCAAATGATCACG GATAAGTGGATACATATTTCCCGTGCTCTGATGGATGAGAGAGGACCATGGTCTGCTAACCCTTTTCCAAATGATGTTGTGACTCACTGGAAACTTGACAAGACAGAAGATAGATGGCGACGGCGGTTTAAGCTCAAGCGTAATTACAAATTTGATGAACGTCTATGCCAACCTTCACAGTCAAGGAATGAAAGTACATGTCCTTCAGCTGACCAACCATACATTAGTGCCAAAATTCCTGAGAAAATGAAGCGGTTCCTTCTTAAAGGAGTGCGTGGAATCACAGAGGACAGTGGCTATGAACCATCTGAAGACACTAGTGATGCGAGTGAATCTTCACAGAGTAATCCTTTAGAGAGCCAAAACCAGAATAATGCAGCAGATTCCTCTGATTATCACTCTACTGTACACGATAAGAAAGAGCCATCATCTACTAATGGAGATAATGATTATACAAAG GTGCTATGTTCAGTTCGTTGTGTTCTTGTAACCCCAAAGCGAAAATTAGCAGGATACTTAGATATCACACGAACTGTtatgcatttttcttttgaatttttggTTGAAGGAACTGGAGGATCATCTGTTTTCAGCAAATTTAAAGATAAAAAAGATTCAGATTGCAAGAACGAGCTGGGAGGAGTGGACAGACTTGATGGATGCCGAGATGGTATGATTGAAACCAATGGTGTGTTGATGCAAAACCAATCTAACAAGATTAAACGTCACAGAAGGTGGAACATAACCAAG ATAAAAGGAGTTCATTGGACACGCTACCTACTACAATATACTGCAATGGAGATCTTCTTTGATGATTCAAGTGCACCTATATTTTTAAACTTTTCCTCCCAAAAGGATACTAAAAATGCTGGGACTCTGTTGGTTTCTCTCAGGAATGAAGCTTTGTTCCCTAAAGGAAGTATCAAAGACAAAAATAGTATCATTTCATTTGTCGACAGGCGAGTTGCTCTTGAAATGGCTGAGAATGCCAGGGAAATATGGAAAAGGAGGGAGATCAGTAACTTTGAGTACCTTGTGATTTTAAACACCCTTGCTGGAAGATCTTACAACGACTTAACTCAGTATCCTATATTCCCATGGGTATTGGCTGATTACACATCAGAAAAGCTTGATTTCAATAAGTCATCAACTTTTAGGGATCTTTCGAAACCAGTTGGTGCTTTGGATGAAAACCGCTTCAAG GTTTTCGAAGATAGATATCTTAGTTTCTGTGATCCTGATATACCAAG TTTTTATTACGGATCTCACTACTCTAGCATGGGAATTGTTCTGCATTACATGCTTAGGCTCGAGCCATTTACAACTCTGCATCTAAGCTTTCAG GGTGGCAAGTTTGACCATGCTGATCGTCTGTTCCACAGCATTGATAGCGCCTACAGAAATAGCTTATCAAGTACAAGTGATGTCAAAGAGCTTATTCCAGAATTCTTTTACATGCCTGAGTTTCTTGAAAATTCAAATTCATATCATCTTGGTGTTAAGCAGGATGGTGAACCTATAGGCAATGTTGCTCTCCCTCCATGGGCGAAG GGTTCACCTGACGAATTCATCCACATCAACAGAGAAGCCCTTGAAAGTGAATATGTGAGCTCTAATCTCCATCACTGGATTGACCTCATATTTGGTTACAAGCAGCGTGGACAGCCAGCTGTTGAG GCAGCAAACATATTTTACTATGTGACATATGAAGGTGCAGTTGATCTGGAAAATATGGATGACATGTTGCAGAAATCTGCTATTGAGGATCAGATAGCGAATTTTGGACAGACACCAATCCAGATCTTCCGGATGAAACATCCAAGAAGAGGACCTCCCATCCCAATTGCTCATCCGCTGTATTTTGCGCCACAGTCGATAATATTGACTTCGAGTGTTTCTAGGACAATCAGCCACATGTGTGCTGTACTATTCATAGGTTTGTTGGAGAATACAGTTGTGTTGATGAATGAGGGGCTCATATTGTCAGTAAAGCAGTGTTTGACAACACAGCTGCAGTCAGGTGGAAATTTCACCTATTCTGGACCACAG GAACATTTCTTTGGAATCAGTTCAGATGTTATCTCTCCTCGTAAAATTGGCACTttccttgctgaaaacgttgagTTTGGAAGACATTGCTTAGCAACAATGCAAAATAATGGTGACAATTATTTGATTTTATGTGGAAACTGGGAGAACAGTTTCCAAATAATTTCTCTTAGTGATGGAAGAATTATGCAGAGCATCAGGCAACATAAGGATGTCGTTGGCTGTGTTGCAG TTTCATCTGATGGAAACGTGGTTGCAACTGGTGGTTATGACACAACTGTTATGATCTGGCATGCATTTCGAGGAAGACCAATTGATAAGAAATTGAGGACTGCCAATTTTGAACTTTCAGAAAAGGAACATGTTATAGTGGAAAGGCCTGTTCATATCTTATGTGGTCATGATGACATCATAACATGCTTATTTGTTAGCACAGAACTGGACATTGTAATTAGTGGTTCAAAAGATGGGACTTGTATTTTTCATACACTGCGTGAAGGGAGATACGTTCGGTCGATTCAGCATCCTTCTGGTGTTGGTTTGTCGAAATTGGTTGCATCACAGCATGGGAGAGTGGTATTGTATTCTGAGAATGACCTCTCCTTGCACATGTACTCCATCAATGGAAGACATATTGCTTCTTCAGCAACTAGTGGACGTCTCAATTGCATGGAACTTAGTTGTTGTGGTGAGTTCATTGCTTGCGCTGGCGAGAAGGGACACATAGTGCTACGTTCTATGCATTCTCTTGATACTGTTTGGAGGTATGATGGAGCTGGGAAGACAATAACTTCTCTAGCTGTGACCCCTGAGGAGTGCATCCTAGCAGGAACCAAGGATGGTAGCTTGCTAGTGTTCTCAATAGAAACtcctctccttcgaagggggaGCATGCAACGAAATAGAATAAAGCCCTCCACAACTGGTTAA
- the LOC117852002 gene encoding L-ascorbate oxidase homolog codes for MGRMEARPSSPALLAAAALLLAASLLLPARADDPYRFYTWNITFGDIYPLGVKQEGILINGQFPGPQIDAVTNDNIIVNVFNNLPVPFLLSWQGIQQRRSSWQDGVSGTNCPIPPGGNFTYNMQFKDQIGSYYYFPSLLFHKAAGGYGGIRVLSRPRIPVPFDPPAGDFTILAGDWFKLNHTDLKGILDSGNDLPFPDGLLINGQGWNGNRFTVDQGKTYRFRVSNVGIATSVNIRIQGHSMLLVEVEGSHSMQSTFTSIDIHLGQSYSFLVTADQPPADYSIIVSTRFTTPVLTTNAILHYSNANGAATVPPPPAPTTEIDFSLNQARSIRWNLTASGPRPNPQGSYHYGLVNTTRTIRLANSRATINGKLRYAVNSVSFIPADTPLKVADFYNISGVFTLGSMPDNPTGGGAYLQTSVMAANMREYVEVIFENAENFVQSWHIDGYAFWVVGMDGGQWTPASRQGYNLRDAIARYTLQVYPQSWTAIYMPLDNVGMWNVRSESWARQYLGQQFYLRVYSPANSWRDENPIPKNALLCGRASGRRTRPL; via the exons ATGGGGAGAATGGAGGCCCGCCCCTCGTCGCCCgctctcctcgccgccgccgccctcctcctcgccgcctcgctcctcctcccggcgcGCGCCGACGACCCCTACAGGTTCTACACCTGGAACATCACCTTCGGCGACATCTACCCGCTCGGCGTCAAGCAGGAG GGGATATTGATCAACGGCCAGTTCCCCGGGCCGCAGATCGACGCCGTCACCAACGACAACATCATCGTCAATGTCTTCAACAACCTGCccgtccccttcctcctctcatg GCAAGGAATTCAGCAGAGGAGGAGCTCATGGCAAGATGGCGTATCTGGTACCAACTGCCCGATCCCTCCGGGTGGCAATTTCACTTACAACATGCAATTCAAGGACCAAATTGGGAGCTACTACTACTTCCCTTCCCTTTTATTCCACAAGGCAGCTGGTGGGTATGGTGGCATCAGGGTTCTTAGCAGACCGAGGATCCCAGTTCCATTTGACCCCCCTGCCGGTGATTTCACCATATTGGCCGGTGACTGGTTCAAACTCAATCACACT GACTTGAAAGGCATTTTAGACAGTGGAAATGACCTGCCATTCCCTGATGGGCTTCTTATTAATGGCCAAGGCTGGAATGGCAATAGATTTACAGTAGACCAAG GGAAAACATATCGTTTTCGGGTATCGAATGTGGGCATTGCAACATCAGTGAATATTAGGATTCAAGGCCATTCCATGCTCCTGGTTGAGGTGGAGGGATCTCACTCCATGCAGAGCACATTCACATCAATTGATATCCATCTGGGCCAATCCTACTCGTTCCTTGTTACTGCTGATCAGCCACCTGCAGACTACTCCATAATTGTCTCGACACGTTTTACCACCCCTGTGCTCACAACAAATGCCATCCTCCACTACAGCAATGCAAATGGGGCTGCCACAGTACCGCCTCCCCCAGCGCCTACAACTGAGATCGATTTTTCTCTCAACCAGGCTAGATCAATTCG GTGGAATCTGACAGCGAGTGGACCGAGGCCAAACCCTCAAGGTTCTTACCACTACGGTCTTGTCAACACCACAAGAACAATCAGACTCGCCAACTCGCGGGCAACCATCAACGGCAAGTTGAGATATGCAGTCAACAGTGTCTCCTTCATCCCGGCTGACACTCCTCTCAAGGTTGCCGATTTCTACAACATCTCGGGTGTGTTCACGCTGGGCAGCATGCCCGACAACCCAACCGGTGGCGGTGCCTACCTCCAGACATCTGTCATGGCGGCCAACATGCGGGAATATGTTGAGGTCATCTTTGAGAACGCTGAGAACTTTGTGCAGTCATGGCACATTGACGGTTACGCGTTCTGGGTCGTCGG GATGGATGGAGGACAGTGGACACCGGCGAGCCGTCAGGGTTACAACCTTAGAGACGCCATTGCTCGGTACACCTTGCAG GTGTACCCTCAGTCATGGACAGCCATCTACATGCCGCTGGACAACGTTGGGATGTGGAACGTGAGGTCGGAGAGCTGGGCCAGGCAGTACCTCGGCCAGCAGTTCTACCTCCGCGTCTACTCGCCGGCGAACTCGTGGCGGGACGAGAACCCCATCCCGAAGAACGCGCTGCTCTGCGGCCGGGCTTCCGGCCGCCGGACCAGGCCTCTCTGA